The Streptomyces cathayae DNA segment GGCGGGGGGTGCGCCGGTGGGTCAGCGCAGGCGGCCCCGCTTCGCCTCCATCGCCGCCTTGCCCATCGCCCCCTTCCGCTTCCACTCCCTGCGGATCTCCGCGCGCAGCCGCGCGTCGGTCTTGGCGACGATGCGCTGGTTCTCCCGCAGCAGCTTGCGGTAGCTCTCGAGGCGGCGTTCCGGCAGGGCGCCCGTCCCGACGGCCTCGAGGACCGCGCACCCCGGTTCGCTCTCGTGCGCGCAGTCGTGGAAACGGCAGTCCCCGGCGAGCTCCTCGATCTCGGAGAACACCTGGCCGACGCCGCTGCCGGCGTCCCAGAGCCCGACGCCCCGCAGGCCCGGGGTGTCGATGAGGACTCCCCCGCCGGGCAGGGCGAGCAGGTTGCGGGTGGTGGTGGTGTGGCGGCCCTTGCCGTCGACCTCCCGGGCCGCCTGGACGTCCATCACGTCCTCGCCGAGGAGCGCGTTGGCCAGGGTGGACTTGCCCGCGCCCGACACGCCGATCAGCACCGACGTACCGCCGGAGACGACCGCGGCGAGGACGTCCAGCCCTCCCCCAAGCTCTCGGCTTCGCTCGAGCAGGGAGGTACCCCCATCCTCCCGAGCGCTGACGGCGAGCACCGGGACGCCGGGCGCGGTGGTCTCCACGTCCTGGACCAGATGGGCCCGGGTCACCGCGTCCGGCACCAGGTCGGCCTTGGTGAGCACGACCACCGGCTGCGCCCCGGACTGCCAGGCGAGGGCGAGGAACCGTTCGATCCGCGCCAGGTCCAGCTCGCCGGCGAGCGAGACGGCGATGACGGCGTGGTCGACGTTGGCGGCGAGGATCTGTCCCTCGGACCGCCCGGAGGAGGTGGAGCGCACGAAGGCGGTACGTCGCGGCAGGTACGCCCGTACGTAGCGCGGGGTGTGGCCCTCCGGTTCGACGGCGACCCAGTCCCCGGTGCACACGACCCGCAGGGGGTCGTGCGGGGTGACGAACGCGGTGTCGGCCCGTACGGTCCCGTCGGCGGTGACCACGTCGCACTGCCCGCGGTCGACCCGCACCACACGCCCGGCCACCAGCCCTTCGGCCGCGTAGGGGGCGAACGCGTCGGCCCACGTCCCGTCCCAGCCGTAGGCGGCCAGCACGGAGGACGGCGACGAGGGGAGGGAGGTGAAAGAGGTGAAAGAAGAGGTGGAACTCAAGGGGTGACCCTTCGCGAGGGTGGCCCCGGCGGCCGCGCGACGACGCGCGGAACGGAAAGCTGAGGTCAGCCGGTGGCCACGGAGATGAAACGGATGGATTCCTGGATGCGGGCAGCGCCCGTCGCAAAGACAGCCATCGGTCACACCTCCCGTCCCTCGCTCGATCCGGCGGCAGCGGACCGCGGCGCATGCGCGCGCCGCTTGTGTGCTGCGGCCCTCACTGTAGGAAACCACCGGCCCGGGGCGCCACCGATTTAACGGGCGCCTTCAGCGAGCGCCTTCAACGGGCGCCCCGGACACCCGGGGGCTTCGGGCCGGATCGCGTCACCCGGTCGTGCAGGAGTGGCCGTCGAGGGTGATGGCGGAGGGTGGGGGGTTCGTGCCGGCCCAGGAGGCGATGAAGCCGAAGGCGAGCTTTCCGCCGGCGGGGACGGCCTTGTTGTAGTCGGTGGCGGTGGCGGTGACGCGGGGGCCGTTCTGGCTGACGTCGGCGTCCCACATCTGGGTGACGCGCTGACCGTCCTCGAAGGTGAAGGCCACGCGCCAGGAGTCGAGGGGCTCCGTCGTGGTGACGGTGACGGTGGCCTGGAAGCCGACGGGCCACTGGTTGACCAGGTCGTACGCGGCGTGGCAGACGGACGGCCGGCTGGACGCGGTGGTCCGGGGCGCGGTGGGGGCGGTGGCGGTGGTGCTGCCCTGGGGCTCGGGGTCGGGGTCGGGGTGGGGGTGGGGTTTCGCCGGGTCCGGGGTGCCTTCGGAGGACGGCTGCGGGGTGTTGGGGGAGGCGGGGCCGGAGTCAGTGGCGGAAACGGTGGGGGCGGGGGCCGCGGGCGGGTACAGGCCCGGGTCGGCCGCCGGTCCAGGGGTGGCGCCGGTGCGGATCGCCTTGTCGGCGTCCGTGCCGCCGAACGGCATCAGGGAGACGGCGAGGGCGAGGCCGGACACCAGGACGGCGGCGACCAGCAGCCCGTTGCGGGTGGCGCGTGCCCGGCCGGTTCCGTCGGCCGGGTCGCCGCCCGCGTCGGGGCCGTCGGGGCGGCCGGGGCCGAGCCGCGCCTCGGCCGCGCGGCGGCGGCGCTCCAGGTAGGCCAGGCCGCCCCAGCCGAGGACCCCGCCGGTGAGGGCGCCGGGCAGCCCGCCGCCGTGCAGTCGGAGGCAGGCCGCGGCCTCGGCGCAGCGTACGCAGGTGGCGAGGTGTTTGGAGAGGTCCTCGGGGGTGTCGGCGGCGGGCGAGCGGGTGACGGCGTCCAGCAGCCGGGCGTAGCTGCGGCACTCCGCGTCCATCGGGGAGTCGAGGTGGTTGCGGTGGCACCGGTCCCGGAAGAAGCCGCGGACCTGGGCGAGTTCGTCGGCGGCGGTGGCGGCGTCGAGGCCCAGCCGACGGGCCACCAGGGGCAGCGGGAGGGACTCCGCCTCGGCCAGCCACAGCAGTTCGGCGTCGGCCTGCTGCAGATCGCGCAGTCCGCGCAGGGCGACCGGGCGCGACAGCGGTGGGCCGGTGAAGCGGGCGGCGTTCTCGGAGTGGAGCCACAGCCGCAGGTCGGGATCGAGCCGGTGGCCCTGTCCGCTCTCCTCCCAGGCCGCCGCGGTGGTGCGAACGGCGGTCAGCAGCAGGGGTATTCGGGGCAGCCTGGACGAGCGGCGGCCGGCCGCGCGTACGGTGGTCGCCTCCGCTTCGCGCACCTCGCGTATGCCCTGGGCGAACGCCTCGCGCGCCAGTTGCGCGGCGGCGGTGGAGCCGGCCGTGCACAGGTCGGCGTAGGAGAGCACCGCGTCCCAGCACTCGGAGAACAGTGCCGCCTCGGTGGCGTCCTGGGGGGCCGACAGGTCGGACATAAGTCTCCTGCATCCACGGACAAGGTCAACTCGTGACATCGGCAAAGCAGTTGGGGGAAACCGCGGGGGCGGTGGACGAGCTTTTCACGCTGTCGCCACAACTGACAAGCGCTGTCTCCGCTTCGTGCGCCACGGCGCCCGCGCACGCCCGCGTACGCCCCCCCCTCGGGCACCCTACGCAAGAAGGGCCGGAACCGTCTCGGTTCCGGCCCTCTCGGCCTTGCTCACGGCCCCTCGGGGGGCCCGGGAGTCCTCACGCCTCGACGGGCGTCTCCTCCGGGAGGCTGTCCATGAAGGAGCTGACGGAGAACACCGCGCGGCCGGGTCCGGGCAGGCCGTAGCCGGGGGGCGAGGCCAGGCCGAACTCGTCCATCGTGGCGCGGTACGCCTCGAGCAGCCGGATGTGGTACTCCAGCGGCGCCCCCTGCGGGTTGGCCTTGCCGAGCGGGGTCGTCGGCTCGGGGCACCAGGTGGTGAAGCGGGGCGTGATGCCGTGCGACATGAAGAAGCGCAGACCCTCGGTGGTCGAGGCGATGGCCTCGTCGACGGTGGCGAAGCCGAACGGCTCGGACATCTCCACGCCCGCCACGAAGTTGGGGATGACGTTGCGCGCGCCGAAGACGTCCGCGGAGTCCAGGATGCGCTTGTGCCACTCGTCGCGGCCGACGTAGCGTTCCTTGCCCGGGCAGTACATCTTGAACAGGTACTCGTCCCACACCTCGTAGTTGGGGTGGTAGATCTGCACGCCGTAGTCCTTGAAGCGCTGCACGTCGTCCTTGGGCAGCGCCTGGGCGACGACCTTGCCGATCCAGCGGCCGGGGAAGCGCTCCTCGATGGCCTTGGCGTAGTGCCCGTAGAAGTCGGCCTCGTCACGGCCGGCGACCGTCTTGGTGATCGCGCCGCCGGTGAGGGTGTAGGCGGTGGACGCCTTCGCCGTGTCGTACCGGTCGATGATCTCCAGGGCCTCGAGGACCTCCTCGACGTCCTTGACCCCGGTGTAGGGACGGCCGGCCGCCTTGTGCTGGCGCCAGTTGTGGTTGATGTCGCAGTACTGGCACTCCTCCTTGGCGCCGAAGTACTGGCAGACCCGGAAGACGGTCAGGTAGATCAGGTAGCCCCACTGGATGGTCGGGGCCACCTCCATGACGGACTTCCCGTTGGAGAGGGTGTGCCGGTAGTACTCGGGCATCGGCGGCACGCCGACGTCGGCGATGCGCTTCCCGTCGAGGTAGAGGCCGAGCACGCCGTCCTCGTTCGCGGCGACCCGGTACGGGGACGCCGGGTTCACCCGGACGGAGACGACCGTGCGGCGCAGGTCGTAGGGGCCGCCGGTGAGGATGATCTCCTCGGGCGGGCGCCGCAGCGCGGCCTCGCCCAGCTCGGGCAGCGTGCCGTGGTCGAAGGAGAAGATGAAGTACGACTTCGGCTTGACCTCGCCCTTCTCGTTGTCGCTGAGCGCGGACGGGTCGAAGGCGATCCCGCCCCGGAGCAGGTCCTCCTTGAAGACGGCCTCGCGCGGCACATGCGGGAACCGCTCCATCAGATCCTCGACCAGCGCGGTACGGCTGCCGCTGCCCATCCCGTGTCTCCTTCCGGCTCGGACGTACGACTCCCGGCTCGGACGTACGACTCCTCACGGTATGCCCCCGACCCCCTCGGGTGTGCAACCGGGTCCGGCGAACGGACCGGAAGCCCCCGGCGGCGGCGCCGGTCGGCGCGGTGATGTGATGTCCCCGACACGCTCGACGACTCGGGGAGGGACCGCCGCATGACCGGGACCGTGACCAACTGGGCCGGCAACATCACGTACGCCGCCGAGGAACTGCACCGCCCGCCCACCCTGGACGCGCTGCGCGCGCTGGTCGCCGGCGGCTCCCGGGTGCGGGTCCTGGGCAGCGGGCACTCCTTCAACGAGATCGCCGAGGCCGGTGCGGACGGCGTCCTGCTCTCCCTCGACGCGCTGCCCCCGCAGATCGACGTGGACACGGCCGCCAGGGCGGTCCGGGTCGGCGGCGGCGTGCGGTACGCCGAGCTGGCCCGGCAGGTGCACCGGCACGGGCTGGCGCTGGCGAACATGGCGTCGCTCCCGCACATCTCGGTGGCCGGCTCGGTCGCCACCGGCACGCACGGCTCCGGCGTCGGCAACGGCCCGCTCGCCTCGTCCGTGCGGACGGTGGAACTGGTCACGGCGGACGGTTCGACGCTGCGGATCGACCGCGGGGACGAAGCGCGGTTCGGCGGGGCGGTCACCTCGCTCGGGGCGCTCGGTGTGGTCACCGCGCTCACCCTGGACCTGACGCCCGCCTACGACGTCGAGCAGCATCTGTTCACCGAGCTCCCGCAGGCCGGGCTGGACGCCGCCACCTTCGAGAAGGTGATGTCGGCCGCGTACAGCGTGAGCCTGTTCACCGACTGGGGCGCGCCGGGTTTCCGGCAGGTGTGGGTGAAGCGGCGTACGGACCAGCCGCTGCCGGACTTCCCCTGGGCGGCGCCCGCGACCGAGAAACTGCACCCCGTGCCCGGCATGCCGGCGGTGAACTGCACGGAGCAGTTCGGGGTACCGGGGCCCTGGCACGAGCGGCTGCCGCACTTCCGCGCGGAGTTCACCCCGAGCAGCGGGTCGGAGCTGCAGTCGGAGTACCTGTTGCCGCGCCGGTTCGCCCTCGACATGCTGCACGCGATCGACGGGATCCGGGAGGCCGTCTCCCCCGTGCTGCAGACCTGCGAGGTGCGGACGGTGGCCGCCGACGACCAGTGGCTCAGCCCCTGCCACGGCCGGGACACCGTGGCCGCCCACTTCACCTGGGTGGCGGACACCTCGGCCGTGCTGCCCGTGGTGCGGCGGCTGGAGGAGGCGCTGGCGCCCTTCGAGGCGCGACCGCACTGGGGAAAGGTGTTCACCACGCCGGCGGCCGACCTGCGCGCCCGCTACCCGCGGCTGGACGACTTCCGGGCCCTGGCCCGGTCCCTGGACCCCGGGGGGAAGTTCACCAACACGTTCGTCCGCGACGTCCTGGGCGAGTGACGTCGACGCCTCCTGGGGCAGGACGTTCGAGACCCCGCACATCGTCCTGACGAACCGGACCCGGGAGAGCCGGAGACGAGTCCGGGAGAGGCCGTATGTGCCACGGTCACGCATCGGACGGCGGTGCCGGGTGTGAGACGGCGAAAACAGCGGTACGGACGTTGAGGAGGAGACTTTCTTTCTAAGATGGCGTGATCGCGGACGTCATGTGCCGCCCAACGGGAGGGGATGGAGCGCGACTTGTCCCCACAGCAGCTCGGCCGCGGCCCCTTGCGCCCCGCCCGTCCGGACGACCGCACCCCCGTCGCAGGGGGCGACGCGGCCTCCCGGCCGACCCGTTTCGTGGGCTGGCTGGGCGGGTTCGGCTGCGCGGCCGCCGGATACGCCGTGTTCCAGTTCCTCTTCGAGGTGCTGCCCGACTCCGTCGACGGGGAGGCCGCGAAGTACCTGATCGCGTCGGTGAGCGGCCTCGGCACCGCGCTCGCCGCCTGGCTCGCCGCGGCCCTGCTACGGGCCCGTGCCGCGGCTCCGGACCAGCGGCTCCTCCCGCCTCCCGCGCCCCTCGCCGGCCCGGAGCCCGGCCCGCTCCCGCGCCTGTTCGCGGCCACCCACGACACCCTCGTCGGCGAGGTGTCCGTCGTCGACGATCCGGAGCGCGGACGGCTCGTCGGCTGGTCGCACTCCCTGGGCGAGAGCACCCCGTCCCGCCCCACCTCGGTCGGCACGGCGTACGGGCTGCAGATCATGCTCGAGTCGGGCCTGCCCGACGGGCGTCTCACGCCGGGCGAACTGGCCGACACGCTCTGGCGGTTGCGGCTGCCCGACGGCGGCTGGTCGGCGCGGTCGCAGGGCGCGCGGGCCCGCCCCGAGGTGACCGCGCTGGTGCTGGGCGCCCTGGCCCGCGCGGGCGCGACCCGGGGCGGGCGGCTGGCGCGGGAGGTGGACCTCTGCACGGCGGCCTTCACCCGTGCGGCCGACCGGGCCGGACACGAGTCGACCCATGTGATGACGACGGTGCTGCGCGGACTGCTGCGCGCCGCACCCGGCTGCGACGCCCTGCCGGTGCTGCGGGAGGCCCTCGTCGACGGAGCCATCAGCGACCCGGGCCGGGACCATCTGCGCTGCTGGGGCTATCGGCTCGACGCGCCGTACGGGCCGCCGTCCCCGGTGCACACCGCGCAGGCAGTGCTCGCCCTCGACCGCGCGGCCCGTGTCCTGGGCGAGAGCGCGGCGGTGCGGGCCGCCCGCGAGGACGGGGTGCGCTGGCTGCTGTCCTGCCCCGACGCGCCGCACCACGCCTGCCTGGACCTGGAGTACCGGCGCGAGGAGGTACGACGCCCGCGCCCCGACGACCCCGCACACCACGAGGTCCTGAACGTACGGCACTTCACCGCGTCCTGGATCGTGCGCGCCCTGCTGACCCCGGGCGCGCTGGAGGTCGCCCGGCAGAGCGGCCTGGAGAACACCTGGCGGGAACTGCTGGACGGCGCGGCCGCCTCGGTGCGGGCGGCGCAGCAGGACGGCATCTGGTCCTGGGAGCGGGGCGACAGCACGGAGCTGCGGCGCCCGATGTGGATGACGTACCAGGGCGTGACGGCGCTGCGCGCCCACGCGGTGTGGACCTATCGGCCCGATGAGACGGCACCCGCGCGGTGAGCGGGAACCGGAGGACGGAGGACGGAACGCATGGGCGGTCAGCGGGTTCTGGCGGCGCGGCGACTGCTGGCGAGGACCCTGGACGACACCTTGCCCGAACGGGACCAGGTGGCCGCGGCCCATGCGGTCGTCGCCGAACTCGGGTCACCGGAAAGCCTGTTGGAGCTGGTCACCGAACTCGCCTCCGGGGCGGGTGATCCGGAGGCCTGCGCCGGGCTGTCGTACCGGCACGTCCTCGGTTTCGACAAGCTGCTGCTGGTCGACTCCGGCCCGCTGCACATGCTGCGCGCACACGTGTGGCACACGGGCACGGACGGCACCGGCCGGGAGGACATCCACAACCACCGTTCGACGCTGGCCTCCCATGTCGTCCGGGGGCGCCTGTGCACGGAGTTGTACGAGGAACTGCCCGAGACGGGGCCCGGGGCGCGGGTCAGCGCCGGGATCAGGGCGGCCCGGTTCGAGGAGACGCTGGCCGAGGGGTCGGCCGACTGGCTGCTGGCACCGGCGGGTCCGGCGCGGCTGCGCCTGACCCATCTGGGCCGGTACGCGGCGGGCAGCACCTACGCCCTGCCGGCGCACACCCTGCACCGCGCCTGGTGCGACACGGACGCGCCGACGGTGACGCTGTTCCTGGAGACGGGCGGGCGACGCCGGCGGCACACCGACGTGTTCACGGCGGCGGGCCCGCATCCGGCGGCGGTGCCGAAGGTACCGCTGAACGTGCCGGCCTACCTGGACTCGCTGGGCGCGCTGGCGGAGTTGCTCAGGAGTCCGTGAGCGCCTGCCGGACGACGTCCAGGTTGTAGGCGTCGATGTCGACACCGGTCAGCTCGGACGGTCGGAGCCAGGCGTGGTCCTGATCCGGACTGGGCAGCGTGACCTCCCGGGACAGCGGGCGGACCAGGAAGTTCTCCTGCCAGTTCTTGACCTCGTGCCCCGCGTACTCGCTGAGGAAGGACGACTCACCGACCTTGCGCACGATCTCGCCGAGCAGGCCGGTCTCCTCCTTCAGCTCGCGCAACGCACCGTCCGGGGCGCTCTCCCCGGGATCGAGCTTGCCGCACGGCACGCCCCACACCCGGGGCAGGAATCTCTCGGTCGCGCTGCGACGCACCAGGAGCACCCGCCCCTCGTCGTCCATCACGACCGCTGCCGCCAGCCGTTTGTCGCCGGGGATGTCCATGTCCATGTCTACGTTCATGGTTCCTCGGTTCCTCGGTCCTTTGCCGGAGATGAGTCCAAAGGTTCTGATACCCGCGAAAGCCGCCACCGTACCAGGGTCATCCGAAGGAAACCGTGGCGTCGGCCGCACCGCCGGTGTCCCGGCTCAGTGCCTGGATCTCCTCGTAGGTGGGTGTCCGGCCGCCGGGTGCCCGGCCCGCCCTGATGTCGGTCGCCGCCTCCACCGCCGCGCCCAGCGCCCGCCGGTACAGCAGCGAGCCGAGGCTGATCCGGCGTACGCCGAGGTCGGCGAGGTGAGGGACGGAGGGACCGGTCGGCGAGTAGAGGATGTTGAGGGGAACGTCGCCCAAGTGGCGTACCAGGGAGGCGATCTCCCGGACGTCGGTGAGCCCGGGGACGAACACCCCGTGTGCGCCCGCCTGTCGATAGGCGTCGAGCCGCCGGACCGTGCCCTCGCCGTCGCCGTCGCCGAGCCAGTGGGTGTCGGTGCGGGCGTTGACGAAGAGGCCGGGGGCCGCGGCCCGGACGGCGGCGATCTTCGCGGCGTGTCGGTCGACGGGCCCGAGCCCGTCCTCCAGGTTGATGCCGGCGGCGCCCGCGGCGTGCAGTTCGCGGGCGAACTCGGCCACCTCGTCCGGGTCGTCGCCGAATCCGTCCTCCGCGTCCACGGACAGGTGGAACGGCTCGGAGCCGAGGGTGCGGGCGAGCCGCAGGGTCTGTTCCCGGGTCGCCGCCGCCCCGTCGGGCAGCCCGACCGCCGCCGCGACGGCCAGGCTGGTGGTGCCGATCGCCCGGAACCCCTGAGCGGCGAGAGCGGCGGCGGAGGCGTGGTCCCAGGCGTTGGGCAGCAGGAGGGGCTCGTCGGCGCGGTGGAGATCGGCGAAGGTCCTCTGGGTCATGGAGCAACACTAGGGGCGGAACACCTCGGCACCGGCCTGAACGTCCGCCCGGCCGCCGGTGGTGGCGCCGTCGGCCACGGGGACGCCGAAGTCCGGGGTGCCGTCCGGTTTCCAGCCGAACGCCTGGATCCGGGTGTGGCGGTTCGGGTCGTGGAGCGGGTCCCCGTCGATCTCCTTGTACTGCCGGGCGTGGTACACGAGGACGTCGGTACGGCCGTCCTCGGCGACGGTGAAGCAGCTGTGGCCGGGGCCGTACTGCCGGGTCGTGTCGTTGCTGGTGAAGACGGGGACGGGCGACTTGGACCAGTTGGCGGTGTCCATGAGGTCGCTGTCCTCGGGGGCGGTCAGCAGGCCCATGCAGTAGTTGGCGTCGGTGGCGCTGGCCGAGTAGGTCATGAGGACCCGGCCGCCCCGCTGGATCACGTACGGCCCCTCGTTGACCCTGAAGCCGATGCGCTCCCAGTCGTACTCCGGTGTGGACAGGCGCACTTGGGGCCCGGTCAGGGTCCAGGGGTCGGCCATCTCGGAGAGCCAGAGGGCGGTGTTGTTGTCCATGCCGGGTTCGTGCTGGGCCCAGGAGAGGTAGCGGGTGCCTCGGTGGGTGAAGGTGGTGGCGTCCAGGGAGAAGGTCTCCCAGGCGGTCTTGACCTGCCCTTTCTCGGTCCAGGTGCCCCGGAAGGGGTTGGGGTGGGTGTTCTCCAGGACCCAGATGCGGATGGCCCACACGTCCTCGGCGGGCGCGGCGGCGAAGTAGACGTACCACTTGCCGGCGATGCGGTGCATCTCCGGTGCCCAGATGTGGGCGCCCATGTCACCGGTGGGGTGCGCCCGCCAGATGACGGACTCGGCGGCACTTCCCAGACCGTTCAGCGTGCGGGAGCGGCGCAGGATGATCCGGTCGTACTCGGGGGCGGTGGCGGTGAAGTAGTAGAAGCCGTCGGTGTGGCGGGTGATGTGCGGGTCGGCGCGGTTGCGGACGAGGGGGTTCACGTAGGGGGCCGCCTGCGGTCTGCCGGCGGGGGCGCCGGGGGTGGCCGCGTGGGCCGCGTGGGCCGCCGTGGGGGTGGCGGCCAGCGCGCCTGCGGCGAGGGCCCCCTTCAGTAACAGCCTGCGGTCGGGCGTCCGGGGCGTGTCGCCGGCGGTAGGGCTCATGCGGTCTGCCTTTCGGAGTGAGGCTCGCTCGAGAACCTCGGGATCACGAATCGAGCGTTCGATATATCGAACGCCATCTGGGATCACGAACGTCGACAAGGTAAGGGCGCGTCACGGACAGGTCAACGGGCCCGGCGGGACGAAATCGCCGACCCCTCCCCTTCAGGACTCCGCTCCTGCATCTCCTCCATCGGCTGAGGGGCGAAGCGAGCCATCCCGTCCCCCTCGGGC contains these protein-coding regions:
- the rsgA gene encoding ribosome small subunit-dependent GTPase A, which translates into the protein MSSTSSFTSFTSLPSSPSSVLAAYGWDGTWADAFAPYAAEGLVAGRVVRVDRGQCDVVTADGTVRADTAFVTPHDPLRVVCTGDWVAVEPEGHTPRYVRAYLPRRTAFVRSTSSGRSEGQILAANVDHAVIAVSLAGELDLARIERFLALAWQSGAQPVVVLTKADLVPDAVTRAHLVQDVETTAPGVPVLAVSAREDGGTSLLERSRELGGGLDVLAAVVSGGTSVLIGVSGAGKSTLANALLGEDVMDVQAAREVDGKGRHTTTTRNLLALPGGGVLIDTPGLRGVGLWDAGSGVGQVFSEIEELAGDCRFHDCAHESEPGCAVLEAVGTGALPERRLESYRKLLRENQRIVAKTDARLRAEIRREWKRKGAMGKAAMEAKRGRLR
- a CDS encoding cellulose-binding domain-containing protein produces the protein MSDLSAPQDATEAALFSECWDAVLSYADLCTAGSTAAAQLAREAFAQGIREVREAEATTVRAAGRRSSRLPRIPLLLTAVRTTAAAWEESGQGHRLDPDLRLWLHSENAARFTGPPLSRPVALRGLRDLQQADAELLWLAEAESLPLPLVARRLGLDAATAADELAQVRGFFRDRCHRNHLDSPMDAECRSYARLLDAVTRSPAADTPEDLSKHLATCVRCAEAAACLRLHGGGLPGALTGGVLGWGGLAYLERRRRAAEARLGPGRPDGPDAGGDPADGTGRARATRNGLLVAAVLVSGLALAVSLMPFGGTDADKAIRTGATPGPAADPGLYPPAAPAPTVSATDSGPASPNTPQPSSEGTPDPAKPHPHPDPDPEPQGSTTATAPTAPRTTASSRPSVCHAAYDLVNQWPVGFQATVTVTTTEPLDSWRVAFTFEDGQRVTQMWDADVSQNGPRVTATATDYNKAVPAGGKLAFGFIASWAGTNPPPSAITLDGHSCTTG
- a CDS encoding radical SAM protein, which gives rise to MGSGSRTALVEDLMERFPHVPREAVFKEDLLRGGIAFDPSALSDNEKGEVKPKSYFIFSFDHGTLPELGEAALRRPPEEIILTGGPYDLRRTVVSVRVNPASPYRVAANEDGVLGLYLDGKRIADVGVPPMPEYYRHTLSNGKSVMEVAPTIQWGYLIYLTVFRVCQYFGAKEECQYCDINHNWRQHKAAGRPYTGVKDVEEVLEALEIIDRYDTAKASTAYTLTGGAITKTVAGRDEADFYGHYAKAIEERFPGRWIGKVVAQALPKDDVQRFKDYGVQIYHPNYEVWDEYLFKMYCPGKERYVGRDEWHKRILDSADVFGARNVIPNFVAGVEMSEPFGFATVDEAIASTTEGLRFFMSHGITPRFTTWCPEPTTPLGKANPQGAPLEYHIRLLEAYRATMDEFGLASPPGYGLPGPGRAVFSVSSFMDSLPEETPVEA
- a CDS encoding FAD-binding protein, producing the protein MTGTVTNWAGNITYAAEELHRPPTLDALRALVAGGSRVRVLGSGHSFNEIAEAGADGVLLSLDALPPQIDVDTAARAVRVGGGVRYAELARQVHRHGLALANMASLPHISVAGSVATGTHGSGVGNGPLASSVRTVELVTADGSTLRIDRGDEARFGGAVTSLGALGVVTALTLDLTPAYDVEQHLFTELPQAGLDAATFEKVMSAAYSVSLFTDWGAPGFRQVWVKRRTDQPLPDFPWAAPATEKLHPVPGMPAVNCTEQFGVPGPWHERLPHFRAEFTPSSGSELQSEYLLPRRFALDMLHAIDGIREAVSPVLQTCEVRTVAADDQWLSPCHGRDTVAAHFTWVADTSAVLPVVRRLEEALAPFEARPHWGKVFTTPAADLRARYPRLDDFRALARSLDPGGKFTNTFVRDVLGE
- a CDS encoding NUDIX hydrolase; the encoded protein is MDMDIPGDKRLAAAVVMDDEGRVLLVRRSATERFLPRVWGVPCGKLDPGESAPDGALRELKEETGLLGEIVRKVGESSFLSEYAGHEVKNWQENFLVRPLSREVTLPSPDQDHAWLRPSELTGVDIDAYNLDVVRQALTDS
- a CDS encoding isocitrate lyase/PEP mutase family protein, with the translated sequence MTQRTFADLHRADEPLLLPNAWDHASAAALAAQGFRAIGTTSLAVAAAVGLPDGAAATREQTLRLARTLGSEPFHLSVDAEDGFGDDPDEVAEFARELHAAGAAGINLEDGLGPVDRHAAKIAAVRAAAPGLFVNARTDTHWLGDGDGEGTVRRLDAYRQAGAHGVFVPGLTDVREIASLVRHLGDVPLNILYSPTGPSVPHLADLGVRRISLGSLLYRRALGAAVEAATDIRAGRAPGGRTPTYEEIQALSRDTGGAADATVSFG
- a CDS encoding glycoside hydrolase family 43 protein, which codes for MSPTAGDTPRTPDRRLLLKGALAAGALAATPTAAHAAHAATPGAPAGRPQAAPYVNPLVRNRADPHITRHTDGFYYFTATAPEYDRIILRRSRTLNGLGSAAESVIWRAHPTGDMGAHIWAPEMHRIAGKWYVYFAAAPAEDVWAIRIWVLENTHPNPFRGTWTEKGQVKTAWETFSLDATTFTHRGTRYLSWAQHEPGMDNNTALWLSEMADPWTLTGPQVRLSTPEYDWERIGFRVNEGPYVIQRGGRVLMTYSASATDANYCMGLLTAPEDSDLMDTANWSKSPVPVFTSNDTTRQYGPGHSCFTVAEDGRTDVLVYHARQYKEIDGDPLHDPNRHTRIQAFGWKPDGTPDFGVPVADGATTGGRADVQAGAEVFRP